A DNA window from Fimbriimonadia bacterium contains the following coding sequences:
- the argC gene encoding N-acetyl-gamma-glutamyl-phosphate reductase encodes MKRVGVAILGGTGYGAGETLRLLTHHPDAEVVCVVSSGSAGRTISEAHPHLRGFYGGAFAEAVDWDVLCTYSHRVLVSAQPNGVSGKQLAELAPVCRDRGVRIIDLSGDLRLADPGAHRLYYPESSRDETLRQQVVYGLPELAGDEVRGAWIIANPGCLATACILAAAPFVSDVSGRIVFDAKTGSSGAGRSPRETTHHPVRHSNFFAYKPLTHQHEPEIAQTLGKLADSAPECVFVPQSMAVSRGIYVTAHLTLRDAMTSASTLARVREFYADAPFVRVLDDPPELQNVVGSNFCDIGVAARDHDVVVMAALDNLIKGMCGTAIQNLNLMCGLPETTGLWHPGWRPV; translated from the coding sequence GTGAAGCGAGTGGGAGTGGCGATACTCGGAGGAACGGGGTACGGGGCGGGCGAGACGTTGCGCCTGCTCACTCATCACCCGGACGCCGAGGTGGTTTGTGTGGTGTCGTCGGGGTCGGCTGGCCGCACGATCTCCGAGGCTCATCCTCACCTACGAGGTTTCTACGGCGGTGCATTCGCCGAGGCCGTGGATTGGGATGTACTCTGTACCTACTCGCATCGTGTGCTGGTCTCGGCGCAGCCGAACGGCGTGAGTGGCAAGCAGCTCGCAGAGTTGGCTCCGGTGTGTCGCGACCGAGGTGTTAGGATCATAGATCTCTCCGGCGACCTCCGATTGGCTGACCCCGGGGCGCATCGGCTTTACTATCCCGAATCTTCCCGGGACGAGACGCTGCGGCAGCAGGTGGTGTATGGGCTTCCCGAGCTGGCCGGGGATGAGGTGCGTGGTGCCTGGATCATTGCAAACCCCGGGTGTCTGGCTACCGCGTGCATCTTGGCGGCCGCCCCCTTCGTTTCAGATGTAAGCGGCAGGATCGTGTTCGATGCGAAGACGGGTTCTTCCGGTGCTGGGAGATCCCCTCGGGAGACCACCCATCATCCCGTCAGACACTCGAACTTTTTCGCCTACAAGCCACTCACACACCAGCACGAGCCGGAGATCGCACAGACTCTCGGCAAACTCGCAGACTCGGCCCCCGAGTGCGTGTTCGTGCCGCAAAGTATGGCCGTAAGCCGCGGCATCTACGTGACAGCGCATCTGACCCTACGTGATGCGATGACGTCTGCTTCGACACTGGCACGCGTGAGAGAGTTCTATGCCGACGCGCCGTTCGTCCGCGTGCTGGATGATCCGCCGGAGCTGCAGAATGTGGTAGGTAGCAACTTCTGCGACATCGGGGTTGCCGCACGCGATCACGACGTGGTGGTGATGGCGGCACTGGATAACCTGATCAAGGGTATGTGCGGGACGGCGATCCAGAACCTGAACCTGATGTGCGGACTGCCTGAAACGACGGGCCTGTGGCACCCGGGATGGAGGCCCGTCTGA
- a CDS encoding arginine repressor encodes MFRTRDERTKRQQALLRLLPRKAFSRQSEVADAMRRLGFSVTQSSISRDLRELGVVKVGGRYVSLHRSEARDPSPPALIRSVEPAGPNLIVVKTPIGAANIVGVDIDNRGLDGLVGSVAGDDTVFLAVRNKKAQDRVLGELRRLM; translated from the coding sequence ATGTTCCGAACACGAGACGAAAGAACTAAGAGGCAGCAGGCCCTTCTGCGCCTTCTGCCTCGCAAAGCCTTCTCGCGGCAGTCGGAGGTCGCCGATGCGATGCGGCGCCTCGGTTTCTCGGTGACCCAGTCCAGCATTAGCCGCGACCTGCGCGAGTTGGGGGTCGTCAAGGTCGGTGGGCGCTACGTGAGCCTGCATCGTTCGGAGGCTCGTGACCCTTCGCCGCCCGCCCTGATCCGCTCCGTGGAGCCCGCAGGACCCAACCTGATCGTGGTCAAGACTCCCATCGGCGCGGCGAACATCGTGGGAGTGGACATTGACAACCGCGGCTTGGATGGGCTCGTCGGCTCGGTGGCGGGCGACGACACGGTGTTTCTCGCCGTGCGAAACAAGAAAGCGCAGGACCGCGTGCTCGGCGAGCTGCGGAGGCTGATGTAG
- a CDS encoding N-acetylornithine carbamoyltransferase — translation MRHWVTMLDWDAGELNALVSRAAELKAGATADALRDRILGMLFFNPSLRTRVSMEAAMMRFGGHAVTLSPGADSWRIEYEDGVRMDADRAEHVREAAPVLSRYCDVLGVRSFAGMKDYSDDRQDTVIRSFARFATVPVVNLESAIEHPCQALGDMLTMRERLGSTEDRRFVLTWAPHVNPLPLAVPHSAVLAASLAGMHVTVAHPEGYELDDEISSRVGPVQITHDQSEALRAADIVYVKSWGARAMYGDIERQRDSFQRHSDWMVSLRKLPPKSHLMHCLPVRRNLVIADDALDSDRSIVIEQAENRMWAQAAILEHLLQQGGN, via the coding sequence ATGAGACACTGGGTGACGATGTTGGATTGGGACGCCGGCGAGCTGAATGCCCTGGTAAGCCGGGCCGCCGAGCTGAAAGCGGGTGCCACCGCCGACGCGCTGCGCGACCGCATTCTCGGGATGCTGTTCTTCAACCCCTCTCTCCGCACGCGCGTCTCCATGGAAGCGGCGATGATGCGCTTCGGAGGCCACGCGGTCACGCTGTCACCCGGAGCGGACTCCTGGCGCATCGAGTATGAGGATGGTGTCCGAATGGATGCCGATAGGGCCGAACACGTTCGGGAAGCCGCCCCGGTGCTCAGCCGATATTGTGATGTGTTAGGTGTACGCTCCTTTGCAGGCATGAAGGACTATTCCGACGACCGACAGGACACGGTGATACGTAGCTTCGCACGATTCGCGACCGTTCCCGTCGTGAATCTGGAGTCTGCCATCGAACACCCGTGCCAAGCTCTCGGCGATATGCTCACTATGAGAGAAAGACTGGGGTCCACGGAGGACAGGAGGTTCGTTCTTACCTGGGCGCCCCATGTGAATCCGCTACCACTCGCGGTGCCACACTCTGCGGTGCTTGCGGCCTCGTTGGCCGGTATGCATGTCACCGTTGCTCACCCAGAGGGTTATGAGTTGGACGACGAGATCTCGAGCCGCGTAGGACCAGTGCAGATCACACACGACCAGTCGGAGGCACTCCGTGCGGCCGACATCGTGTACGTCAAGAGTTGGGGTGCGCGGGCGATGTACGGTGACATCGAGCGACAGCGCGACAGCTTCCAGCGGCATTCGGACTGGATGGTATCCCTACGGAAGCTGCCACCGAAGTCGCACTTGATGCACTGCCTGCCCGTGCGACGCAATCTGGTGATCGCGGACGACGCCCTGGATAGCGATCGGTCCATCGTAATCGAACAAGCGGAGAACCGCATGTGGGCGCAGGCAGCC
- a CDS encoding aminotransferase class III-fold pyridoxal phosphate-dependent enzyme: MSALVDTYETLPFTVIHGDGMYVYDTDGREYLDLYGGHAVALLGHSPPSVAQAIAEQAKSLLFYSNVAPLDVRDRAARMLTGFAGAPYDKVFFCNSGAEANENALRLAVEKLGRSKIAALRGAFHGRTLLAAAATDQAKRAESLNPWSGPVLRLVPNCTEEIRQIDTDTAAVIVEPILSMAGVITLDHTYLEALVVRCREVGAWLIFDEVQTGMGRTGVPFVAGSRGVFPQMVTLAKGIAAGVPMGALLMTGEVAEQVKMGDMGSTFGGGPLACAAMCATVETLEAQDLATNAARIESWVKRHCHVKGVEAVLGRGALLGLRLSLPAKEVHDALMERGIITGKSRDPHVLRLLPPLITREQHVIALAKALGEVLHA, translated from the coding sequence ATGAGCGCACTGGTAGACACCTACGAGACGCTACCATTCACCGTGATCCACGGTGACGGGATGTATGTGTACGACACCGACGGCCGGGAGTATCTGGACCTTTACGGCGGACACGCGGTCGCGCTGCTGGGCCACTCGCCACCCTCGGTCGCACAGGCCATCGCGGAGCAAGCAAAGTCGCTGCTCTTCTACTCCAACGTCGCTCCGCTGGACGTCCGCGATCGTGCCGCGCGTATGCTCACCGGCTTCGCAGGGGCACCATACGACAAGGTGTTCTTCTGCAACTCCGGCGCAGAAGCGAACGAGAACGCGCTGCGGCTCGCTGTCGAGAAGCTCGGGCGATCGAAGATTGCAGCCCTGCGAGGTGCATTCCACGGGCGCACGCTACTGGCGGCGGCAGCCACCGATCAGGCGAAGCGCGCCGAATCGCTGAACCCTTGGTCTGGCCCTGTGTTACGACTCGTACCCAACTGCACCGAGGAGATCCGTCAGATCGACACCGACACAGCCGCTGTCATCGTCGAGCCAATCCTCAGCATGGCAGGAGTGATCACCCTCGATCACACCTACCTAGAGGCGTTGGTAGTGAGGTGCCGAGAGGTGGGCGCATGGCTCATCTTCGACGAAGTTCAGACGGGAATGGGCAGAACCGGCGTGCCATTCGTCGCGGGTTCGCGCGGCGTGTTCCCGCAGATGGTGACGCTCGCAAAGGGGATCGCAGCAGGCGTGCCGATGGGTGCGCTGCTGATGACGGGCGAAGTGGCTGAGCAGGTGAAGATGGGTGATATGGGCTCGACGTTCGGGGGCGGCCCGCTGGCATGTGCAGCGATGTGTGCAACCGTCGAGACGCTGGAGGCCCAGGATCTGGCAACGAACGCCGCAAGGATCGAGAGCTGGGTGAAGCGGCACTGTCACGTAAAGGGAGTGGAAGCGGTGCTCGGCAGGGGAGCGCTGTTGGGGCTGCGGCTGTCACTACCAGCGAAAGAAGTACACGATGCGCTGATGGAGCGCGGCATCATCACGGGCAAGAGCCGCGATCCGCACGTGCTGCGTTTACTGCCGCCACTGATCACACGAGAGCAACATGTTATCGCATTGGCGAAGGCCCTCGGGGAGGTACTACACGCATGA